One window from the genome of Natrialba magadii ATCC 43099 encodes:
- a CDS encoding Cdc6/Cdc18 family protein produces MENPFKRSSVPTSSPRAESDQIFETKEPFSKDFCPDKVFGREDEIDRLSILLSDVVQEFGAPNILIEGQEGFGKRTVTTYVLDALQEECPTQITILDVDCKEHNSIYQILLHLSYEFGESFVKQGHPTSTLRKIVYKKLNEFGGTVLIILNNIQELGPDDQPVAEFQEACTDGDISNAEVGVIGLCNRIRLPYHLAESVKNHAQTSKVTFEPYRSPELRAILEYHAEIAFKDDVLAPGVVPKCAAISAQLTGDARTGLTLLKLAGEIAKESSDEQITEKHVDRANSKLDTTQFIESYVEDFSREEQLVGLIIALLDMRNECEIEFRHVYSHYYEYAEKVGLNQVSERRVRDFLWPFEEEGVVSVERHNAGRQGEKTGERGGIWHTYSLEVPAPEIVEAARSAFTPFQKLITYEEESNWENYDR; encoded by the coding sequence ATGGAAAATCCCTTCAAAAGATCGAGTGTGCCGACTTCTTCACCGCGAGCCGAGAGTGACCAGATATTCGAGACGAAGGAACCCTTCTCGAAGGATTTCTGTCCTGACAAAGTGTTTGGCCGAGAGGATGAAATTGATAGACTTAGCATTCTCCTCAGTGATGTTGTCCAGGAGTTCGGGGCACCAAACATCCTTATCGAGGGTCAAGAAGGCTTCGGCAAAAGAACAGTGACAACGTATGTATTAGACGCACTTCAAGAGGAATGTCCGACCCAGATCACTATTCTTGATGTAGACTGTAAGGAACACAATAGTATTTACCAAATTCTTCTGCATTTGTCCTATGAATTTGGTGAGTCATTCGTTAAACAAGGACATCCAACTAGTACATTACGAAAAATCGTCTACAAGAAACTGAATGAGTTCGGTGGAACAGTTCTTATTATCCTCAATAATATTCAAGAATTGGGTCCAGATGATCAACCCGTCGCTGAGTTTCAAGAAGCGTGCACAGATGGAGATATTAGTAACGCTGAGGTGGGTGTGATTGGCCTTTGCAATAGAATTCGCCTCCCCTATCATCTTGCGGAGTCGGTCAAGAACCATGCTCAAACATCAAAAGTAACCTTTGAACCATACCGATCACCAGAACTTCGGGCTATTTTGGAGTATCATGCTGAAATAGCTTTCAAAGATGATGTCTTAGCTCCTGGTGTAGTACCAAAATGTGCAGCGATTTCGGCTCAACTCACAGGAGACGCTCGAACAGGCTTAACTCTGTTAAAATTGGCAGGAGAAATCGCTAAGGAATCCAGTGATGAACAGATTACTGAAAAGCATGTTGATAGAGCTAACTCTAAGCTTGATACTACACAATTTATTGAGTCATATGTTGAAGATTTCTCCAGAGAAGAACAGCTCGTTGGGCTGATCATAGCATTACTTGATATGAGGAACGAGTGCGAAATAGAGTTCAGACACGTTTATTCGCATTACTACGAGTACGCCGAGAAAGTAGGATTGAATCAAGTCAGCGAGCGTCGTGTCCGTGATTTTTTGTGGCCATTTGAAGAAGAAGGAGTGGTTTCTGTCGAGAGACATAATGCAGGGAGGCAAGGCGAGAAAACCGGTGAACGTGGAGGTATCTGGCATACATATTCACTAGAAGTTCCAGCACCAGAGATA